One Aegilops tauschii subsp. strangulata cultivar AL8/78 chromosome 2, Aet v6.0, whole genome shotgun sequence genomic window, TCACCCTCACAAGAAATAATCAACATAATGCAGAATCTAATAAGTTTTTCTCTTTTATAAGCGAAAGAACATTGAAGGGATGCTCGTGGAAGATGAGGTCAAGAAGGTGCGAGAAGAACGTTGATGGGATGCTCACGGAAGATGAGGTCAAGAAGGTGGATACGCCCATGATGCATGTATGAATTGTACTTTCACAAACATACTCTGACAAGTATCTCATGTCAAGCTTTAGTTTTGTTATAAAAGATTTGGTTGCCCGTATGAATTTTCTTTCTGATATAGTCGTGCCACTAATTTACTAACAGTAGTTGTTGTGCCACTAATTTACTAACAGTAGTCGTTGTGCCACTGAAATCTACAACTGCACTAATCTCTATCAGGAATGAAATTGGACTCCATGATTTCAGTGATGTTTCTAGATAAGAAATTTGGAACTAACAAGAGATAAACATGCACATAGCAATTGAAGTGATTTTGGTCCCGCCATCTTATATTTAAGCAGACTGCTAATTTGTGATGGTTTGCTACTGTAGGTTAACATCATGGATGAGTAGTCTGCTCGTGACGAAGACCCTTAACTATTATGTCATCTAGTCTCATTTGTTACGTGCATATGCATACTCTATTCGTAATTGCGGGGACATTTCCTTTCTAATGCGATTAATGGGCATATACAATAAACACATAAGCGTTGAGTTAGGAGGTATACCCATTTGTATGCAGTGTGCTCTTAATACGCTCTTGCCTTGGCCATGTTGAAATGTCTAGGTCCTTCCACTTATCTGATTTTAGTTTGATGTGAACCGATGCAAATTTGAATACACTTTCCAGTCCTTCCAGCTGTTGCATGAATAAATGACAAAGTATTAGCATCACAAGTGAAGAATAACAGAAATTGTTCTATCAAAAAATGGTGCAGCAGGACTAATAACTAACCATATTAGTGAGGTCTTTGCGGTGAATTCCTGTGCCTAGCGAGTCGACCACCTGGATGCATCACACCCTTGTATTTATAACTGCTAGGTACCAATGAAAGTCTTCAATGTTTACTGGAACGAATATTTGAAAAAGGGTTTCTATTAGTTGAGGTCCGATCTATACAAAAAAATTGTCCTCGATTGAATTCATAGTAATATGGAACTGTGACTCACCATACCATGTCCAAATAAGTAGTAGCTCTCTTTAATACCCATCTTGGTGCGTCAAATTGTATACAGCTAAATTCCTTTATCATCTTAGACATGTGTGCATTCTCTAAGAACACACTTCCACCTGACCTCATTTGTAGATGCTCTTTAGCACTTATGCAATGTATGTATGCGTCTATGATCTACAATATGAAGTGCACACCTTGGTTATAGGAGATAATAGAAACTCATGTTAAACCAGCACCATCTTGTCATAAAGCTACATATACTTACTTTGTCGTCTTGTCATAAAGGCATTTGGCACGCAGATTATATGCTATGATGTAGGATATGCGGCTCAGCAACTGAGCACTATCATGGATTAGTTGATGTTTGGCTTGTTTTGATTAGAACTTCCACCCACGCATGCAGACTGTATTTTGTAACCATGGCGCCCTCAGTTGAGCGAGCTGTTATTTCAAATTAATTACAAGAAACTGGTCCAATCCATGATGCGATGCTAGAGTAATAAATATGACAGTACTGTTTTATTACTTCACTGAAATATGCACTTAAAACCCCAAAATTTACTTCACTGAAATATGCACTTGAAAACCCAGAATCTGCTCATTATAGTCAGAACATTGATTGGATAGAGGCATGAAGCGCACCATGTAAATATTACTGTCCATTCTAAgtaaaagaaaagaagaagagatGTATAGTATATTAAAATCTTGCCTGATGTTTCAGAGGATGGCGAAAGAGGTGCAGGGAGCCGACGGCCTGTCCGCAGTGAGGAGCTGATGGAGGAACAGCCACCCACTTGAGGGTGGGTACACGGTAGCAAGGGCGCCAACTGGGAAGGCGACGCTGCTGCCGGGCGGCAAGGTCGTCGTCCACCAAGGGGATGATGCTTCCGTGCGGCGAGGGGATCAACCTCAGTGAGGAGGTGATGGAGGAACAACCACGCAGTTGATGGGTGGGTacaggggcggcgagggcgccgacCAGGAAGGCGACTCTGCTGCCGGGCGGCGAGGTCGTCGTCCACCAAGGCGACGAAGCTTCCGTGCGGCGAGGGGATCAACCTGGGGATCTGTTTCTATTTTTATGGGATATACGCATTTTTTTTTTCTTTGCATGGCCTATGTGATGCGTGATTGTAGGGGGTTTGGTCGAGTGCGTCTGGGGTCTCTGTTTTTCTCCGTGGTGGAGTACGGTCAGCCAAGTTAAATCGATAAGTGCACACCAGAAACGTATCAGATTACAAGGCTAGCCGTTGGATTGTGATTAGTGGGCCTGATCATGTGGTGGTATTGGGTCTGTGTACGTTTTACGGGGTGCGTTTAGTGAAGTTCTTGTTTGATTGTTTAATAGTAGTGGAAAAAAAAACATCTCTGAACTTTCCAGGTGTGCTGCCAACAAAGCGCAACTACTACCTGCACGTGTGTAGAAAATTCAGAGTAACCATGACAGTTCGGCCGCCCGTTGGAAACCGGAAACTCATGTGATCGGGTATGGTTTTCGGTTTCGCGACATGCCCAGCCTGACGACAGGGAGCTGTGCACCTCTAAGCTAAAAATCAACTCGCCCTTTCTATGTCTGCATAGCTAATTGTTACACTACTGCAATTGCGTGTGCGACGATGCTGTTGACTATTGTTTGTAGCTCAGGTGGCACCCTTTTTGCTAGTCATCAAACATCATCAACCAGAAAATGAATTAACCAAATACCATACCTGAACGCATCATCGGCTTTGGTTTCATTCGGTTCGGGTCTGGCTCCAGCTTCCGACACTGCCAGGTCGTTGTCGTTGACTGCCTCCTAGTCAATGAATGAAACTTCCTTTTCCTGAAACATAATAATCTACAAGCCTACAACTACATATACCATTGTGGACGCTCTCTTCTTATTACGTGGCATTTTTTTAATTGAAAAAAAAAACTATTTATGTTCTTGCTCTTGGTATGTGCATATATCTGATTTTTTTTGGATAATGTCTCTTAGTTTACCATGTTACATGATGTTCGATATATGGGGCTTAAGATTTTTCTTGTGCTTGTAATATGTGATTTGCTTATTAATTCAATAAGTCGGGTCATTTTCTCAATATGTGAAATTTCATTCATGTTTTCCGTTCGGCATTCATATTTACAAGCTTTTACACAAAAAAAGTCCACATAAAAAATATTCAAAATAAGAAAATATGTAAAAATTACTAAAAATAAATATACCCAAATGATAAGTGCAACACGTGTGGCACGAAGCACTCCGGGCCTGACATTTTCacaactaaagttgccatccgaaaagaaaaaacaaataaaaaaactAGAACTTGCCATCCGAAAAGAAAGTTGTCATGTTTGACAACTAGCCCCAAAACTCCCCTCGCTTAGTGCGGTGTGTGGAGGCGGCCGGAAGTTCTTTCTCCCCcgcgtgcctcttcgtgcaacaaAAAAAAAGAGACGGGTCTGCGTCGACTCCCACTGCCACCTCCAGTTGCTCGACCCTCATCAACTTGTGGTGGCTCTCCTCTCTGGGGCATTGGGTCTTGGTCTGGTGGGGCTATAATAGCCCCACGCTTGGCCATGCGCTGGCTGGCGCCATCGCGAAGAGTTTGCTGCACCCAGATAAAGCCAGTGTGGGAGGGGGTGCCGGCGTGGTCTGACCACCGACCAGACCATGACTATCCTCCCCAAGTGACACCATGGGGTATGGTGGTTGTACCGGGTGAGCTGAGGCCGCTTCCCCTCCATTCATGTACCGGGGTATGGCTTTGTCCGGAGTTGGCATCTGCAGTCGCCACAGGAACAAGTTGCGTCGGCGTGGGCTCGCCCTAGGCCAACTCTGTCCATGTCATGTGGGGCGTGATCAGAGGTCCGATCGGGATGCCCACTACTTTTCCTATGGTGGGTGGTCGGTCGCGAATTGTCCGTCTGGTGTCGATGGGCAACATGGATCCTTGGATGCGGGGCGATGGCCTTGGATGGCGGGTTGCACAGTTGGCTCTCTTATGAACAATGCGGAGGCGGTGTCGATTACTCCCCTTAGTCGCGTGAATGGCGGGTCGTCCTGGCGAGGTAGTTGCTGGTGGCTGAACTGAGCCTAGATTTGTATGTGGTGCACTAGTGGGCCTTCCCTTGTGGTAAGCTCCATATCTTAGGTTCCTCGGTGTGGCGCAAGATAGATACCGAACTAAAACGTTGCACTTTAGTGCCAGCGGCAGCGAGGTATGTGGTTTCGTGTTCCACTTTGGGCACCACTAGAACCTTTCTCCCCCGTGTTAGGGATCCAGGTGAAAACCCTTGTCCGCTCGGTGGAACTCGACGATGGCGCCCCTTGTGTCGTGATCTTATTAGGGTCTTTCTTCCGGAGCTCGAGTCCCTTCTTGCCACACGTGCGGTGACTTCTTCAAGCGGGCTGGGTCGTAGCTTGAAGAATCTTCAGCACTGGCTTGTGGTGGTCTTGATGCCTCCTCGATGACTTCTTCAAGAGGGCATGGATCGTAGCTGGAAGAACCTTCGGCGTTGGCATATGGTGGTCTTGATGCATCCTATCCTTTAAATGTGACTCTGTCATCCATGCTCTCAGCTTTCATTGTTTGAAGGCAGGGTCGGTGATCCTCGGTCCGAAGCAAGAGAGCAGAAGGTTCTCTCCACTGATAGTTTGGCGAGGGCGTAGCGGCGCGATACGGTGTTCCTTCGGGTGGAGTGGGTTTGTGGTTGGGCGTTGCCCATGGGCACTTCTTCGTGTGGTGCGGCTACCTGTCCTCATTCTTGATGACAAGATGGCATCGTTCGGTAGTGCATGTCTTGCGCATTGTTTTGCATTATCTTTTTGTTTGTGCAATTTTTCTTTGATCTAGTTTGTAAGAGGGCTTTCTCGACACCTTGTAGCGTCCTGCCGTATGGTTTATCTATAAAACGGAACAAAAACCTGTGTTGAGGACTATTTTAAAAAGCAAGCTCCTTATAAATAGGAAATCTCTTGTAGTTTAGGATAGATCACTGCTCACCTTTGATTATTTATCGGATATCCCCGAATTTGCATTGAACTTGTGttcatttaaaaaaaatgaaaaacaaCATGTGTTCTTCAATGTTGTTTCTTTTTGGCTAGCTAAAAAACAGCATCGGAGAACACATGTGTTCTTGCAAAGAAAGTTTCTCAGTCAACTGAATTTTACTTGTTTCTAGGTCGAGAACTTGACCTATTTATTATTTTACTTGTTTTAATCAATTGAGTAGTTGCATAGTTTAGAAAATATTAGCAACTTTGATCTGGAGATTAAAGGTATGCACATTTTATTACCTAAAATTGCATAAACATATTTGTACAATTGTAGTCTTGATGATATGCAACACAAGCGAACGGGAAATAACTAGTGAATCGAGTAGGAGATAGCATCTCCAAAAGAATAAtctaaggccttgtacaatgaGAGATGCTTAGGAagatgcttagaaaaataaaccaaGTTTTTTTTTAACACCGGTGACTATTTCTACAGGAAAGACGCTTAGTTGAGCGTCTATCGtgtacaaataagcaccggtgcttaaggAAAGCCTGATTTATTTCTCTAAACACCTTACATTGTACAAGGCCTAAGAAGGAACATGACCGCCTTTGTTTTGGTTGCTCTGTTTTTCTTCGACCAACGACTGAGTGTGCTTACGTACGCGGATGATCATGGCGGCAGAGTTGCCGTTCATTCCGGGAAACCAAAATATGTCTTAGTTCGGTTTGCTGAAATTTGGAGTGGGCTTTAGGCCCATCTAGCAATTTCtgaaaatctctaagggcccatgtgggtttaTTGGCACTAGGTGgaggtgggaagtttagtcccaccctgaaagtggaagaggagttggacctccttataagggattctcttctacatgctattggagcttgagaataGAAGAGGTCCttgcgcactcctcctccgccgcccgcctcgtcacgacgcgccgcgggttgcgggattgagccgagctgagctcacacctacgcgcttatttttgtcagtcactaacggagagtttctgacagctgggccacgatctgagacgtcggatcgtgggctgtcacggactcggacgtgggtcgagcccacgtctctccacgcggctgcgcctatataagtgtgcggtgtctctcaaccctagccgccacgaacagatcacatctgctccacgcgcacgcccaccgtcgttcctttgctgctgctgccgccggtgactccatccattccgccgcgtacacggtcgacgggaAAGCAGGTTCTCCGAAACCCCGCCCTTCCGGTTCCTGTACGGGAAAGGGGCGAATAATTTTTTGGGAAGCGACTACGCGACTGCTCGCTGTTCGTCTATTTCCTCTACATCcgcatcgtcctcatcatcatcatgtccaccgacgccgaacgtgccgccgccgagaagcttgaggccgacaagaaggccgccgaggatGCCGCTGCTATCGCCACCGCCGCGACGGCttctgcatggcctactggagggtataatgCGTATATCCCTCTCATGATTATTTCCATATTAGCAGTACTAGCATTATGTGTAGATCTATCTACTGTTTGCGTAGTATGTGCTCGTTTAGATCAGTATCAGTGTGTTGCTAATTctgtcaatgccatgctagttATCAATTTATGGATTAAATTAGTCGAAAAATTGCCCATTTACTCAGTACGGTTCTCGGTTTCGGCTTCAAAACCAAAATGTCTTCGGTTCAGTTCTGGTTCTGGAGGGGCTGCAGAAGTCACGTACTGCCAGTCTGCCACCACTCTACGCGTCTAACATCTGGAGCGCTGGGCTATAAAATCTTCATCATCTCCTACCTCTAAACCTCAAAATCCTCCAGCAAACACCGCGCCAAGAGACTTACAGTGGAGTTCCTGGCCTTCTTCTTCAACCTCGTCTCCATGGTTTCCGCCGCATGCGGCAACGCGGAGAAGCTGCCTGGCGCTCTGATCTCCTGCGGCGTCGTCGAAGCAGCTGCGGCCCTCTGCTTGATATTGTCCAAGGCGCCTGTCGGTATATTTCTCCACCATGGCAAAGCACCCTTCTTCTTGTACTATGGCATCCTCATCGGCGTGGTGATCTTCGGGCTCATCGAGGCATCGGCCGACCCGGGCAAACTCTCTCCACTGTTTTTTTTAAGGCAAACTCCCTCCAGTGCTGTAATGTGCTCGGCCTGGTCCATTTCATTAAAATTCTCGGCCCAACTTGCAGCGTCAGAATAAATAGAACTACCAGGCCTAAACTTTTGAACATCGACAGGCCGAACTCACGCAGCCCATAGAGCTTTCTGTGCTCCACGATAGACTGAAAGCGTGTGTTTTCTTCTCCGCGTCCGACCTCATTCGGCGCATTGTATATCGTATTGTTCAGAGACAAGCGTCGTCTTAGCCTTCCTACCTGCCGCATTGTATATCGTATCGTCTTTTGTCCGCTCGGCTGCTCCCCCAGCTTTCCCCTCCATTGACCACGCTCGAACTGCTCGTGCCGGATCAGATGGAGGCCGCTCCCGCGATCGCATGGCTGGTGCAGACCATCCTTGCAGCCCTCCTGATTGATAAGATGGAGGAGTGGATCCGACGGGTCGGGCTTGCCGATGATGTGGAGAAGCTCAAGTCGGAGATCAAGAGAGTCAAGATGGCGGTCTCTGCCGTGAAGAGCAGAGGGATCAGTAACGAGTCGCTGGATGAATCTTTTGCTCTTCTCAAGGAGCGGCTCTACGAAGCTGACGACGTGGTCGACGAGCTGGACTACTACAGGCTCCAGGAGCAAGTCCAAGGAGGTACGCCTACTGCCCGGCTGCCTGCCCCTGCAGATTCGAGCGTGCTAATTCACTCCAACTTTTCTGTCCAAGGAGGTACGCACTTTACTGCCTGCATATTCAAGTACAAGCTAATTATTAGTTTGTGATCCTATTTTGCTTAAGAAGATGAAATTTATACTATCTGATCAAGGGCGACCATAATTTAATTTCTGGTCTATGTTTCGTTCAGGCACAGTTACAGGGGATGATGAGCCCGGAGGCATGCATGGATTTGAGCGAGTTGATGAGACGTCGAGGGGCGATGCTAGTGACAGCGTTGGCAAATTACGGTCCATGGTATGGGAACACTTCACCATCACAGAAAAAGATAACGGAAAGCCCGTCAAAGCAGTATGTACACACTGTAGCAATGAGTTCAAGTGCGATACAAAGACCAACGGGACGTCGTCTATGAGAAAACATTTGCAGAATGAGCATTCTGTGACTTGTACGAAGAAACCTCTTGGAGCACATCCACCAGACCCTTCATCAAGGTACCAAATTCTTTCTAAGCTTGGGGACACTGTGATCTGCTTACAGGTCGTTTACATGCACTGCTTGGGGCCACTGTGATCCCAATTCATCCTTTTCTTGCGCAGCAGCATTGAGCCTATTGTAATTGCCAGCTCATCCAGGACAAAAGGAAAGAGACGACGGTCTATGGCATGGGAACATTTTGATGTCATGGAAGAAGAAAACGAGCAGCCTATGAAAGCAAGATGTAAGTATTGTCCCACTCAGATCAAGTGCGGACCTAAGAGCGGGACAGCAGGTATGCTCAACCATTACAAGATCTGCAAGGACAAACCTGGACCAAATGAGCATCCGCCGAACCTATCAAGGTAGCTAAACAACAACATACCTTGCATCAAAACATTTTTTAAACCATTTAATTAAGACTCTTACCATGGTTCTAAAAGCCAATTAATTCATGATGCTTTTGTTATTGCAGCACTGGTGATGCTCATGCACATGTGATGCCAATCCTAATTGGCGACTCATCTACCGGAAAAGGTAGAGTGGATGAGTCCGCACGAATAATTGTGGATAACACAGTCTCCCCTTGGGACAAGGCCGAGTTATCCAACAAGATAAAAAGAATAGCTAGTCAGTTGCAATTCATCCGAGGGGAAGTGAGTGAGATTCTCAAGCTACATGGATCGGACTCTCCTTCATGTTCAGATCACCACCGGAGTACAACCTCAGATCAGCACCTAAGAACATCAAGTCTTCTTCCAAGGGAAGTTTATGGAAGAGTTACAGAAAAGAGTTGCATCATGAAATTGATAATGACAGAAAACAGATCTGACAACGTAGTTGTTGTGCCTATTGTAGGCATTGCAGGTGTTGGAAAGACAACTCTTGCTCAACTTGTGTACAATGATCCAAACGTGGAACGTCAATTTCACCATAGGATATGGGTTTCGGTGTCTCGCAACTTTGATGAAATAAGGATAACAAGGGAGATGTTGAGCCTTGTTTCTCCAGAAAAACATGAAGGAATAGACTGCTTTGTGAAGCTTCAGGAGATCTTGAAAAGTCATGTCAAATCTAAGAGGGTTTTACTTATTTTGGATGACGTCTGGGAGGACAAGAACGATTGCCGATGGAACCAATTATTGGCTCCTTTTCAGGCTGACAGTGCTAATGGCAATGTGATTCTTGTGACAACTAGAAAATTCTCTGTTGCAAAGATGATTGGAACAACGGGGCCAATTAAGTTAGGTGCTTTGGAAAATGATGACTTCTGGTTATTGTTCAAATCTTGTGCGTTTGGTGATGCAAACTATGAATCCCTTGGAAATCTTAGCTCCATTGGACGACAAATAGCAGAGGAGTTAAAGGGCAATGCGTTAGCAGCAATAACTGCAGGGGCACTATTAAGAGATCATCTTACTGTTGACCATTGGAGTAACGTTCTCAAGAAAGAAAGTTGGAAATCATTGGGACTCAGTGGGGGCATCATGAATGCTTTGAAGATTAGCTATGATGAGCTACCATATAATTTACAACAATGTTTCTCATATTGTTCTATATTTCCTAACAAATATCAGTTTCTTGGTAAGGATTTGGTATATATTTGGATTTCTCAGGGATTTGTAAATTGCACTCATTTTAGCAAGAGATTGGAGGAGACGGGGTGTGAATATCTGAATAATTTGGTGAACCTGGGATTCTTTCAGCAAGTTGAGAAACAACAGGAGGAAGATGGGCGTTTGGAAGAAGAATTTTCTCCAGGCTGTCAGATTTGGTATTCTATGTGTGGTCTCATGCACGATTTTGCGAGGATGGTTTCAAGGACTGAATGTGCAACTATAGATGGTCTACAGTGCAATAAAATGTTCCCAACCATACACCATTTGTCAATAGTAACCGGTTCAGCATACAACAAAGATTGGCACGGGAACATTCCTCGAAATGAGAAGTTCGAAGAAAATCTGAGAAATAAAGTTATATCAGTTAGCAAATTGAGAACAGTGGTTGTACTTGGGCACTTTGACTCTTTCTTTGTAGAATTGTTCCATGATATATTCTGTAAGGCACAAAATTTACGCCTGCTGCAAGTATCTCCACCACCCACTTATCTGTTTCACGTGCCTGCAGCCTCCACTGATTTTAATTCCTTCAGGTGCAGCTTGGCAAATCCTTTGCATGTTCGTTATCTAAAACTTGAGTTGCACGGGACTGTACCACAAGTTTTGAGTACATTTTTTCATCTTCAAGTATTTGATGTTGGCTCAAACATGAATACTTCTCTACCCAATGGCTTGCATAATCTTGTTAGCCTGCGGCATCTTATTGCACAAAAGAGAGCCTATTCTTCCATTGCTAGCATTGGTAAAATGACATCTATCCAGGAGCTACAAGATTTTGAGATTCAAATTTCTAGTGGCTTTGAGATAACACAACTGAAATCCATGAGCGAGCTTGTTCAACTTGGGGTGTCTCAACTTGACAATGTTAAAACCCGGGAGGAGGCTTATGGAGCAGGACTAAGAAACAAGGAGCACTTAGAAGAGCTTCACTTGTCCTGGAAGGATGCATATTCAGAGGGTAATGAGTATGTCAGTGACACTAGATCTGAATGTTCTGCAAACATGGCAAGAGAAGTGATTGAGGGTCTTGAACCACACATGGATTTAAAACATCTACAAATATGTGGGTATAATGGCACCACTTTACCAGCTTGGCTTGCCAACAATATCTCAGTTACCTCATTACAGACGCTTCATCTTCATGATTGTGGAGGATGGAGAATACTTCCATCTCTGGGAAGTCTTCCATTTCTTACAAAGCTGAAGTTGAGCAGCATGCGGGAAGTAAAAGAAGTATTGATTCCTTCACTGGAGGAGCTAGTTTTAATTGAAATGCCGAAGTTAGTGAGATGCTCAAGCACTTCTGTCGAGGGTCTGTGCTCCAGCTTAAGGGTACTGCAGATCGAAGATTGTGAAGCATTGAAGGAGTTTGATCTGTTTGATAACAATATCTCAGTTACCTCATTACAGACGCTTCATCTTCATGATTGTGGAGGATGGAGAATACTTCCATCTCTGGGAAGTCTTCCATTTCTTACAAAGCTGAAGTTGAGCAGCATGCGGGAAGTAAAAGAAGTATTGATTCCTTCACTGGAGGAGCTAGTTTTAATTAAAATGCCGAAGTTAGTGAGATGCTCAAGCACTTCTGTCGAGGGTCTGTGCTCCAGCTTAAGGGTACTGCAGATCGAAGATTGTGAAGCATTGAAGGAGTTTGATCTGTTTGATAACGATGATAATTCTGGAATCACTCAGGGATCATGGCTGCCCAGTCTTAGGAATTTGATTCTGGATTATTGCCCTCATTTGGAAGTGTTGAAGCCTCTTCCACCTTCAACTACCTTCTGTAAGGTACTCATCAGAGAAGTTCCAAGATTTCCGTATATGAAGGTATCATCTGGTGAAAAGTTGGAAATTGGGAATACTGATGACTACGGAGGCGATGATTTTGATGAATCTTCTGATGAGTTGAGGATACTGGATGACAAAACTTTGGCATTCCATAATCTTGGAAACCTCAAATTGATGGAGATAAATGGTTGCAGAAATCTAAGGTGTTTTTCGTTCGAAGGTTTTAGTCATCTTGTCTCTTTAACAAGTTTGACAATAGTAGACTGTAAACAACTTTTCTCTTCAGATGTGTCGCCAGAGTATACCCTTGAAGAAGTGACAGCTGTGAACTGCAATGCTTTTCCATCTCTTAAAAGTCTCAGTATTGTGTCATGTGGAATAGCGGGGAAGTGGCTATCGCTGATGCTGCAACATGCGGCAGGCCTAGAGGAATTGACTTTACAAAGTTGTGCCCATATAACAAGAGTAGTGTTACCGATGGAAGAGGAAGAAAACAGTCAATTAACAATAGTACTGTCATCAGCAAATCAAGATGAGGTGTTGACCTGGTTAGCTCGAGACGGACTCTTGCACATTCCATCGAATCTCGTCTCCTCTCTCAAGAATATAACTATAACTCAGTGCCCTCGTCTAAAATTTAACTGGGGCAAGGACTACTTCTCTGGATTTACCTCGCTTGAGAAGCTTCAAATTTGGGGATACTCGCCGTTGCTGGATAATGACGGAAGTGATGACCGGGCGAATGGAGATTTTTTTGTGTTCGAAAAGGAGGATAAACCCCAGGGGGCGAACGGAAGATGGCTCCTCCCGACATCACTTCAGGAGCTTAACATCGCGTCGTTCTGTTACCAAGAAACGCTGCAACCCTGCTTTCCTAGAGATATCACCAGCCTTAAAGAGTTAAATGTACGTTGCATCCGAGGTTTGCAATCTCTACAGCTGCACTCATGCACGGCACTGGAAGAATTGGCAATCTCCGGTTGTGGGTCGGTCACCGTCACTGTACTAGAGGGCATGCAACCCCCTGGCAGCCTCGGGCATTTGAATGTATCAGACTGTCCTGGCTTGCCACCATATTTGGACAGCATTTCAACGCCGTGCCCTCGGCTGGAAAGGCTTGACATCGATGACCCATCTGTCCTTACCACGTCATTCTGCAAGCACCTCACCTCCCTGCAAAGACTACAACTTGATACCTTGGAAGTGACGAGACTAACAGATGAGCAAGAGCAAGCGCTTGTGCTCATCAAGTCCCTGAAAGAGCTCCGATTCTTTTTGTGTAATCATCTCGTAAATCTTCCTGCTGGGCTGCACACCCTTCCTTCCCTCAAGAATTTGGAGATAGAACTGTGTGAAAGCATATCAAGGCTGCCAGAAGCAGGCCTCCCACGTTCGCTGGAAGAACTGGAAATCGGGAATTGCAGCCAGAAGCTAAATGATGAATGCAGGCGGCTAGCAACAAGCAAACTAAAAGTCAAAATTGATGGGAGATATGTGAATTAGTTACTGTATGACTTGTTAAGGACATGATTATGCATGCACAACTCGTAGCGCTTGGTTGCTCTCGAGTTAAAGTTGTGTCATATAGTATCATGTTATATTCAGAGTCGACATACCCTCATAACTGTGCAGTGTGTTCATCCTAAAATGAGCGTCTGGGTAGGCAAGCATTCAAGCTGCTCAAGATATAACATATATCATGTACCCAATAAACTGGTACGTTTTGTTGTTTGTTCTTCATCTCCTCTTGTCAACTGAAAATGATGAATTTCCGTTTCTTGTTTTCTTGCGGGGAGAATTTTA contains:
- the LOC109772640 gene encoding uncharacterized protein; this translates as MEAAPAIAWLVQTILAALLIDKMEEWIRRVGLADDVEKLKSEIKRVKMAVSAVKSRGISNESLDESFALLKERLYEADDVVDELDYYRLQEQVQGGTPTARLPAPADSSVLIHSNFSVQGGTVTGDDEPGGMHGFERVDETSRGDASDSVGKLRSMVWEHFTITEKDNGKPVKAVCTHCSNEFKCDTKTNGTSSMRKHLQNEHSVTCTKKPLGAHPPDPSSSSIEPIVIASSSRTKGKRRRSMAWEHFDVMEEENEQPMKARCKYCPTQIKCGPKSGTAGMLNHYKICKDKPGPNEHPPNLSSTGDAHAHVMPILIGDSSTGKGRVDESARIIVDNTVSPWDKAELSNKIKRIASQLQFIRGEVSEILKLHGSDSPSCSDHHRSTTSDQHLRTSSLLPREVYGRVTEKSCIMKLIMTENRSDNVVVVPIVGIAGVGKTTLAQLVYNDPNVERQFHHRIWVSVSRNFDEIRITREMLSLVSPEKHEGIDCFVKLQEILKSHVKSKRVLLILDDVWEDKNDCRWNQLLAPFQADSANGNVILVTTRKFSVAKMIGTTGPIKLGALENDDFWLLFKSCAFGDANYESLGNLSSIGRQIAEELKGNALAAITAGALLRDHLTVDHWSNVLKKESWKSLGLSGGIMNALKISYDELPYNLQQCFSYCSIFPNKYQFLGKDLVYIWISQGFVNCTHFSKRLEETGCEYLNNLVNLGFFQQVEKQQEEDGRLEEEFSPGCQIWYSMCGLMHDFARMVSRTECATIDGLQCNKMFPTIHHLSIVTGSAYNKDWHGNIPRNEKFEENLRNKVISVSKLRTVVVLGHFDSFFVELFHDIFCKAQNLRLLQVSPPPTYLFHVPAASTDFNSFRCSLANPLHVRYLKLELHGTVPQVLSTFFHLQVFDVGSNMNTSLPNGLHNLVSLRHLIAQKRAYSSIASIGKMTSIQELQDFEIQISSGFEITQLKSMSELVQLGVSQLDNVKTREEAYGAGLRNKEHLEELHLSWKDAYSEGNEYVSDTRSECSANMAREVIEGLEPHMDLKHLQICGYNGTTLPAWLANNISVTSLQTLHLHDCGGWRILPSLGSLPFLTKLKLSSMREVKEVLIPSLEELVLIEMPKLVRCSSTSVEGLCSSLRVLQIEDCEALKEFDLFDNNISVTSLQTLHLHDCGGWRILPSLGSLPFLTKLKLSSMREVKEVLIPSLEELVLIKMPKLVRCSSTSVEGLCSSLRVLQIEDCEALKEFDLFDNDDNSGITQGSWLPSLRNLILDYCPHLEVLKPLPPSTTFCKVLIREVPRFPYMKVSSGEKLEIGNTDDYGGDDFDESSDELRILDDKTLAFHNLGNLKLMEINGCRNLRCFSFEGFSHLVSLTSLTIVDCKQLFSSDVSPEYTLEEVTAVNCNAFPSLKSLSIVSCGIAGKWLSLMLQHAAGLEELTLQSCAHITRVVLPMEEEENSQLTIVLSSANQDEVLTWLARDGLLHIPSNLVSSLKNITITQCPRLKFNWGKDYFSGFTSLEKLQIWGYSPLLDNDGSDDRANGDFFVFEKEDKPQGANGRWLLPTSLQELNIASFCYQETLQPCFPRDITSLKELNVRCIRGLQSLQLHSCTALEELAISGCGSVTVTVLEGMQPPGSLGHLNVSDCPGLPPYLDSISTPCPRLERLDIDDPSVLTTSFCKHLTSLQRLQLDTLEVTRLTDEQEQALVLIKSLKELRFFLCNHLVNLPAGLHTLPSLKNLEIELCESISRLPEAGLPRSLEELEIGNCSQKLNDECRRLATSKLKVKIDGRYVN